CTTCAGGCGAATGCGCTCCTGCTGGTCCAACGTGTTGAGCAGGAAGTCGTCGACGGCGGGAAACCCGCTGGCCGCGTACGCCGTCTCGTCACCGCCCTGGCGCGCCTGCATGGCCATCTTTGCCGACACGGGAAAGACGAGCGGCTCTTCGCCCAGCAGCGACGTGCCGTTGTCGCGCACGAAGCGCAGCACCTCGCCCCGGTCGCTCTCTGCACCCAGGATGTCGATCTTGTTGACGATGAAGACGATCTTCTTGCCCCAGGCCCGGATCTGCTCCAGGAAGGTGCGCTCGCTCTCGGTGAACGGCCGGTCTGCGGAGGTGACGAACAGCACCAGGTCCGACCGGGGAACGAAGTCGCGCGTAAGCTCCTCGTGCTCGCGCAGGACGGCGTTGGTGCCCGGCGTGTCGACGATGTTGATGTCGCGCAGCAGGGGCGCGGGGTGGGTGCGCTCCAGCAGGTAGGCCTCGATCAGCTCTTCCTCTACCGTGTCGCCCCAACGCAGGATGTTGATGCGGTCGGTGGTGGGGGTAACGCCCTCGGGCAGCACCCGCTCGCCGATCAGCGCGTTGATGAAGCTGCTCTTGCCGCTGTTGAACTCGCCGGCGATCACCAGCAGGAACAGCCCCGAAAGCTGCTCTCGCGCCTGCTCGAAGTGCTTGCGGTCTTCCGGGTCCACGTCCGTGCCGAAGCGGTCGAGCGCCTTGGCCAGCCGGTCCAGCAGCTCGCGTTCGCGCGCGCGCAGCTCGGCCTCGCGCTCGCCCAGGATGCTGTTTCGCCGCAGCAGTTTGCCGATCACCATCCGCCCCCTCGCCGTTCCAGGCTCATCACGTGATACAAAGCGGCCCCACGTTGCGCAAACGTGGGGCCGCACTGATGAACTGCCATCTCACACGGAGGGCACGGAGGTCACGGAGGAGGATGGGGAGGAGATTACATCCTCTTCCGTTCCTCCTTTTTTCCTCCGTGTACCCCGTGCCCTCCGTGTGAGGCTTTCTTCTACGGTCGTGCGCTCGTCACCTGGCGAAGGCGCGCGGCGGTTTCGGGCGTCAGGGCGGCGCGCACCGGCAGGTTCTGCACGCGCTGGAAGGCCTTGAGCGCGGGGATCACCTCTTCGTCGAAGGCGCAGAACTGCGCCTCCGTCGGCGTGCCGTGGCCCGCGCGCGCCAGCAGGTTGCGCAGCGCGCAGATGTGCGGGCCGCCGGGCGCGCTGACCGACTGCGAGCCGTTGGGGAGGAAGTGGTCGTCGGGGTGAAAGAGCGTCATCCACACGTTGTACACGCGCTCCAGCTCCAGGATGGGCTCGGGCGCATCTTCCACGTGCAGGTCCGCATACACGTCGTCGCCCCCGCCGTAGCCCGCGCCCGCCTTTACGATCAGCATTCCCGCGCCCTGCCGTCCGCGCCGGTCGCCGCCCGCCGCCTGCCCCGCCTTGAGCGCCGCCAGCAGCCGCTCGCCGAAGGGGCGCCCCGCCGCCTCCGCCGCCCGGAACGCCGAGGCCATCGAGTCCACCACCTCCGGCCCCGTGAGGATGTTGCCCTGCACGCTGAAGTTGGGGCCGCTGCGGTGGCCGGCCCACGCCTGCGCGCTGTCGCCGGTGAACGGGGCCACGCGGCACTGCTTGTCCATCACCGCGAACTGCCGCCGCGCGATGCCCGGGTCCGTCCGCACGAACTCCGCGCGCACCTCTTCGGGCGATCGCCCGGCGCGCAGCATCTCCAGCCCGCGCCGCTTGTAGGAAACGTTCGCGTTGGCCTGCGTGGCGATGGCGCCCGCGTCGGCCTCCGCCGCGGGAACGATGGATCCCGCGCCCACCACGCGCGACTGCACGGCCACGCCCAGGAAGCCGTTCACGGGATCGCACGCCACGATGCTGAACGTGGAGAGCGAGGGCGGATTGCCGTCCTGCGCCACGGCGGGCGCGGCGAGGAGGAGCAGGAACGAGGTCAGGCGGATGCGCATCATCGATTCGTTTCGGGTGGATCGCGGAAATGAGCAGCGTCTTCAGTCAGAGCTGCCAGAATCGCACCCGCCACTGTCGAAATCCCCGCCGCTGTCTCCACCGCTGTCCCACGACCCGGAATCGGCGGGCGCGCAGTCGTTGGTGCCTGCAGCCCACGAAGTGCTGGAATCGGTGTTCCGCGTGTGGTCGTCCAGCGGCTGGTGGTCCATGGTCGATTCGCCATGGGACGCCATCGCCGCCGAGAAGGAATTCGAGGTGTCGGGATAGGTCGAGGTGCTCCCAGCCGGAGCCGAACGCGCGGCCTTCAGGGCGCGCACCCGGCGGCGCGGGTGGACGGGCGTACTGCTGTCGAGCGCCTTGATGATCCCGACGATGATCAGCACGATCGCGATGGTGACAATGAATCCCATGATGGTCCAACGGCTGAGGCGAAGGGGAACGGGGCATGCGGATGAACAAGCAGGAGGAACATGCCCCGTCTACCGCCGATGTCCAGACCCTCGCTCATCCGAATCGCCGCCGCGCTCGCCCTGCTGCTCGCCGCCGTACCCGCGGCGGGGCAGACGGTGGTGCGCGGGCGCGTGATTTCGCCCGACACGCTGCCGCGCCCGGAGATGCGTGCGTTCGTGCGGTGGCGTGCGGCGGGTGACACGCTGCCGCGGGTGGACTCGGCGGCGGTGGATTCCACCGGGCGCTTCGAGGTGCCGGTCGGCGCGGCGGGGGGCGATTCCGTCGACCTGATGGTGGACGCGGCCGACGTGGCGGCGCGCACCCATCATCCGGCGCTGGTGCGGTTCCGGGCCGATTCGGCGCGCCGGGAGCAGTGCATCATCCTGGTTCCGCGCCGCTGGCGGATTCCGGCGGGGAGCTACGCGGGCCGCGAGGTGGACATCAGCCCCGTCCGTGCGCGGACGGCCATGTGCCGGGGGTGCGGCTCGTTCTGGCTGCGGGTGTATGGGTCCAGCGCACCGATGTGGTTCCAGAGCTGGCGGTCGTCGTCGTTTCCGCTGCGGATCGCGTTCGATCGCGAGTACTCGCTGCCGCGCGGAGCCGCGCCGGACTCGGTGACATTCTGGCGAATCACGCAGGGGGTGGAAGATACGTTTGGCCAGGACCTGTTTCGTCCCGCGCGCTACGCCGACGTGCAGCCCGAGGACGACGAGCGTGACCCCAACGACGTGGTGCTGGTGCTGGTGGACCGCGACGTAAAGGCCGCTGCGCTGACGACGGTGCTCAGCCAGGGTGGCGTGGTGGAGTATGGAACGATGAGGCTTCAGCGCGCGGGGCCGCTGACGGACGGGCCGGGCTGGCAACTGGTGGGCCACGAGCTGCTTCACGCGCTGGGGGCCGGGCACACCTGCGAGTGGAGGTCCGTGGCCGCCGACGTCCTCCGCTGCCCCCAGATGCGCGCGGACGAGCCGACGCCCGAGGACGTGGCGTACATCCAGGTGCTGTATCGCGTCCGCGACGTTCAGCGGGCCACGGGCGCGCGCTGGGGGCTGGAGGCGGCGCTGGAGGGGGAACGGGTGCTGGGTCGGCGGCGGGAGTGGTAGGGTGCTTCCGAGGGGGCGGGGTGGTTCGATGGGCGGTGGCGCATGCGGCGGGCGCCCCCCATCCCCAGCCCTTCCCCCGCAAACTGCGCGGGGGAAGGGAGCCAGCCCGGTGCGTCACCATAACCCCTCGCAACACCACAGCCTGTCATCCAGAGGCCCAAGCGCACCAAACTAGCCCGCAGCACATCCCTCGCGGGCCGAAGGATCTTGCATGGGGCGCGCAACAGCCCGGGCGCGGCAGCGGTCACGAAGCAGAGGCCTCGGTGCGTGCCCCGACGTGCGGGTGTTCAGGTCGGGGACGTCGGCGAGGTTTGGTGTGGTTGGGCGTGTCCGGCGCCGTCCCCCCCGCGAACACCACAGCCTGTCATCCAGAGGCCCAAGCGCAGCGAACTAGCCCGCAGCACATCCCTCGCGGGCCGAAGGATCTTGCATGGGGCACGTAACAGCCCGGGCGCGGCAGCGTGCACCCACGCAGAGCCTCGGCGCGTGCCCCGAGGTGCGGTGTTCAGGTCGGGATTGCGGGCGAGGTGTTGTGTGGTTTGGAGAGGCCGGCGCAGTCCCCTGGGTGGCCCCTCCCCCGACCCCTCCCCGCATGCTGCGCATGCGGAGAGGGGAGAATTCGATCGCGCTTTCGGCAGGTGTGGGGTGCACGCCGCGGCTGTCGGTGCGCTTCGGTCAATGTGTGGCGGATCCCTCGGTCGCTGCCATCAGCGGCGCACGGGCAGGTTCGGCGTGGCCGCTCCGTCGGGATGACAGGCGCGCTCCGGCAGGCTTCGGGGGCATGCCGGGCGCCGAGGACGCCTTACTCCGCCGGGTACAGCCGGTACTTCTCGCGCACGCGGTTCCATTCCGCGTTTTCGGCTTCCCAGCGGCGGTAGATGTCGCGCGGGTCGTCGTGGCGGCGTACGGCCTCGGGCGCCCAGCGGCTTCCCAGCATCTGCAGCATGGGCCCCATCCCCAGGTTCTGCGGGTGCATGCGGTGGATCTCCACCAGGAACACCAGCGCGGTCAGCACCGGCTTGAACTGCTCGCGGTCGGTGATGCGCAGGCGCACGCCGCGGCAGAGGCGGTCGCGGTGCTGCATCCAGTCCCGTCCGCGCGGCGTGAACTCCGCCAGCTCGAACTCCACCCCCGGCAGGTCGTACGCACGAACGCGGCGCAGGAGCTCGGTGTTGTTGATGTACGGCGCGCCCACGTAGCTGAACGGCGTGGGCGTTCCCCGGCCCACGGACAGGTTGGTGGTCTCCAGCATCACCAGCCCGCTGAACGCCAGCGCCGCGTCCAGGGTGCGGATGTTAGGCGACGGGTTGATCCACGGCAGCCCCGTTTCGTCGAACCACGCGTCGCCGCGCCACCCCTGCACCGGCACCACGCTCAGCTTGGCGCCGATGCGGTACTCGCCGTTGACGTACCGGGCCACCTCGCCGGTCGTCATTCCGTGGCGCAGGGGGACGGGATAGTAGCCGGTGATCAGCGGGCCGCGGCTGCGCATCTCGTACTGCATCAGCGGCCCTTCCGCGCGGGACGTGACGGGATTGGGCCGGTCCAGCACGACGAACGGAATGCCGTGGCGCGCGGCCTCTTCCATCGCCATCGCC
This genomic stretch from Longimicrobium sp. harbors:
- a CDS encoding DUF1028 domain-containing protein; protein product: MMRIRLTSFLLLLAAPAVAQDGNPPSLSTFSIVACDPVNGFLGVAVQSRVVGAGSIVPAAEADAGAIATQANANVSYKRRGLEMLRAGRSPEEVRAEFVRTDPGIARRQFAVMDKQCRVAPFTGDSAQAWAGHRSGPNFSVQGNILTGPEVVDSMASAFRAAEAAGRPFGERLLAALKAGQAAGGDRRGRQGAGMLIVKAGAGYGGGDDVYADLHVEDAPEPILELERVYNVWMTLFHPDDHFLPNGSQSVSAPGGPHICALRNLLARAGHGTPTEAQFCAFDEEVIPALKAFQRVQNLPVRAALTPETAARLRQVTSARP
- a CDS encoding DUF1343 domain-containing protein, translated to MPYTTLLKPVAALAACVGALAAQLGPSPSRAQQPTVLPANYVNAPTAAKAQEPVIPGLEVLLRDSLHLVRGKRVGLITNHTAVTRDGRSAIDALHRHPDVRLVALFGPEHGLRGNVDGGERIGTSRDSRTGLPVFSLYGSTERPTAAMLRGIDVLLFDMQDIGARPYTYIWTMAMAMEEAARHGIPFVVLDRPNPVTSRAEGPLMQYEMRSRGPLITGYYPVPLRHGMTTGEVARYVNGEYRIGAKLSVVPVQGWRGDAWFDETGLPWINPSPNIRTLDAALAFSGLVMLETTNLSVGRGTPTPFSYVGAPYINNTELLRRVRAYDLPGVEFELAEFTPRGRDWMQHRDRLCRGVRLRITDREQFKPVLTALVFLVEIHRMHPQNLGMGPMLQMLGSRWAPEAVRRHDDPRDIYRRWEAENAEWNRVREKYRLYPAE